A genome region from Prionailurus bengalensis isolate Pbe53 chromosome B4, Fcat_Pben_1.1_paternal_pri, whole genome shotgun sequence includes the following:
- the LOC122473070 gene encoding LOW QUALITY PROTEIN: cationic amino acid transporter 3-like (The sequence of the model RefSeq protein was modified relative to this genomic sequence to represent the inferred CDS: inserted 1 base in 1 codon) has product MLCQAFRRFGQKLVHRLPKEQQRPETDTAISLSTLDLVVLSVDHILGAGMYVLAGEVASNQAGPSFVICILVAGLSSVLAGLCYAEISSQVPHSGSAYLYSFITIGEIWAFITAWNLIFSYVADTAMVALTWNLAFDYLRENRISQTLHENIAPHVSRVLTEYLDFFVVGLVLFLMELPTLRINHFLLVSRAVTMVKLLILSFIIITGFIKGDLHNWRLTEEDYIKAGLNDTSSLGPLGYGGFVPFGFEGILRGAATCFYAFIGFDNIVTRAEEAQNPQRSIPMSIVVSLLICFFVYFSVSAALTLMLPYYKLQPGNTLPEAFLHIGWAPGYYVVTFGFFCSLSARILGFMLPIKQLIYKMATDGLLFPVLAWIHAGTYTPIMATVXFGIIAAVMIFFFKLTDLLDLRSIGSLISHSLVALCVLILRYQPEVKNGANEAEMQEENGPSLERLTLQRLLFPGNSTPTPLSGWVVRVCSLLLVLPLTLLCLVLAQWPVLLSGNPVWISLVVVLLVFITGLTGVIWRQPQSSSRLHFKVPAVPFLPLLSIFANVCLLMQLTADTWAPVGIWMLIGFAVYFAYGIQHSLVA; this is encoded by the exons ATGCTGTGTCAGGCATTTCGCAGATTTGGTCAAAAACTGGTTCACAGACTTCCTAAGGAGCAACAGAGACCTGAGACCGACACTGCCATAAGCCTGAGCACTCTGGATTTAGTGGTACTGAGTGTAGACCACATATTGGGCGCAGGTATGTATGTCCTGGCTGGTGAGGTGGCCAGCAATCAAGCAGGACCATCTTTTGTGATCTGCATTTTGGTGGCCGGCCTATCTTCTGTATTGGCTGGGCTGTGCTATGCAGAGATTAGTTCTCAGGTTCCCCATTCTGGCTCTGCATATCTTTACAGTTTTATCACTATAGGTGAAATCTGGGCTTTCATCACTGCCTGGAACCTCATCTTCTCCTATGTTGCTGATACAGCCATGGTGGCCCTGACATGGAACTTAGCTTTTGATTACCTGCGTGAGAACAGGATCTCTCAGACCCTGCATGAGAACATTGCACCACACGTTTCCCGTGTCCTTACAGAATATCTAGATTTCTTTGTTGTGGGCCTTGTGTTATTCCTCATGGAATTGCCGACTCTGAGGATTAATCACTTTCTCCTGGTTAGCAGAGCAGTCACAATGGTGAAACTTTTGATTCTTAGCTTTATCATCATCACTGGCTTCATTAAAGGGGACCTGCACAACTGGAGGCTCACAGAAGAGGACTACATAAAGGCTGGACTCAATGACACCTCAAGCTTGGGCCCCCTGGGCTATGGAGGATTTGTGCCTTTTGGGTTCGAAGGGATTCTCCGTGGAGCAGCTACctgtttctatgcatttattGGTTTTGACAATATTGTTACCAGAGCTGAGGAAGCCCAGAATCCCCAGCGTTCCATCCCCATGAGCATTGTGGTTTCACTGCTCATCTGCTTTTTCGTGTACTTTAGTGTCTCTGCAGCACTTACACTTATGTTGCCTTACTACAAACTTCAACCTGGGAACACCTTGCCTGAAGCATTTCTCCATATTGGCTGGGCCCCTGGCTACTACGTTGTTACCTTTGGATTTTTCTGTAGTCTTTCTGCACGCATCTTGGGCTTTATGTTACCCATTAAGCAGTTGATATACAAGATGGCAACAGATGGTCTCCTGTTCCCTGTCCTTGCCTGGATCCATGCTGGCACATACACCCCCATCATGGCCACTG TCTTTGGAATTATTGCAGCCGTCATGATATTCTTCTTTAAACTCACAGATCTCTTGGACCTCAGGTCAATTGGGTCCCTGATATCTCATTCTCTGGTTGCTCTTTGTGTTCTCATCCTCAGGTATCAACCTGAGGTGAAGAATGGGGCAAATGAAGCAGAGATGCAGGAGGAGAATGGACCTTCACTAGAGAGGCTGACTCTACAGCGACTACTTTTTCCAGGCAATTCCACCCCCACTCCACTCTCTGGCTGGGTTGTCCGTGTTTGTTCATTACTGCTTGTTCTGCCGCTCACTCTTCTTTGCCTGGTGCTGGCCCAGTGGCCAGTTCTACTTTCTGGAAACCCAGTGTGGATTTCACTGGTTGTGGTGCTCCTGGTGTTCATCACTGGGCTCACTGGGGTCATCTGGAGACAGCCACAGAGCTCCAGTCGCCTTCACTTTAAGGTCCCTGCTGTGCCTTTCCTCCCGCTACTGAGCATCTTTGCGAATGTTTGCCTTCTGATGCAGCTGACAGCTGACACCTGGGCCCCTGTTGGTATCTGGATGCTGATTGGGTTTGCTGTCTACTTTGCTTATGGGATCCAGCACAGCCTAGTTGCTTAA